In uncultured Bacteroides sp., the following proteins share a genomic window:
- a CDS encoding glycosyl hydrolase — protein sequence MNKYRKILLSLLILGCTISSAQIPTLAERFNNPPVESAPWSFWYWMYGAVSKAGITADMEAMKQAGLGGVYLMPIKGTAENKSFSPAYQQLTPEWWEMVRFSMQEADRVGLKLGMHICDGFALAGGPWITPEKSMQKVVWSDTIVSGGKIKNLHLARPESYNGFYKEIGLYAIPVQQEFSTDINVPEVTSSIADDKTPSYLVKRNETGAFKSSTPCWIQYSFKEPFTCRSIELVLNGNNYEAHRLKVCVSDDGINFRTVKQLVPARQGWQNTDENSTHIIPVTTARYFRFYWDPKGTEPGAEDMDAAKWKPNLKIKKLILSGKAVISQFEGKAGLVWRVSKRTQADELPDKDCVKQNQIIDLSSYLTGDVLNAVLPAGKWKIVRMGHTSTGHTNATGGGAKGLECDKFSEEAVKIQFDHWFGEAFRKTDPALAKRVLKFMHVDSWECGSQNWSDNFISEFKKRRGYDLTPYLLVYTGTPLESAEKTESILSDIRQTISELIVDVFYKTLADKAKEYECEFSAESIAPTMVSDGMLHYQAVDRPMGEFWLNSPTHDKPNDMLDAISGAHIYGKNIIQAEGFTQLRTMWNENPAMLKPLLDRNYALGINKLFYHVYVHNPYVDKAPGMTLDGIGLFFQRDQTWWKQGKAWVDYARRCQTLLQFGHPVVDVAVFTGEETPRRAILPDRLVPSLPGIFGKERVAAETKRLANDGQPVREMPVGVFNSANMTDMGDWIDPLSGYAYDSFNKDALVRLSRAEFGKLVVSGGAAYRILVLPKPHPMSPDGNYMSLEVARKIKMLQKSGVVVLLGDKPSKVPGLGDKDYNTKELNKIAEEIWAASPQYKLPYTDSDFAQFGLKKDVIFKDNAKDFAWTHRAGEGTDIYFIANQKNESRKVTVSLRCSGRQPELWNPVTGEIKDAAVWNEADDRTEISLDLAANESVFVVFQRQASSVSGNEKCILASAPLTVKEWTVNFPEVSKSLKRNTLFDWSKEDDADVKYYSGTANYQTMFQWKNKVGKKQIYLDLGKVNVMAEVIVNGINCGTVWTSPYRVNITKAIKKGNNKLEIQVVNTWMNKMKGVYDQKIKSGNLWTNAPYWSEKLPLQESGLTGPLNLIY from the coding sequence ATGAATAAATATAGAAAAATCCTTCTGTCTCTTTTGATCCTTGGTTGTACTATATCTAGTGCACAGATACCAACTTTGGCAGAAAGGTTTAATAACCCTCCGGTGGAATCTGCTCCGTGGTCATTCTGGTACTGGATGTACGGAGCCGTATCAAAGGCCGGCATTACAGCTGATATGGAAGCCATGAAGCAAGCCGGACTTGGCGGTGTTTATCTGATGCCTATCAAAGGTACTGCCGAAAACAAATCTTTCTCTCCTGCATATCAGCAGCTCACTCCCGAATGGTGGGAGATGGTTCGCTTTTCTATGCAGGAAGCTGACAGGGTAGGACTAAAACTAGGTATGCATATTTGTGATGGATTCGCTTTAGCTGGTGGACCGTGGATTACTCCGGAGAAATCTATGCAGAAAGTTGTTTGGAGTGATACCATTGTATCAGGTGGAAAGATTAAGAATTTGCACTTGGCCCGACCGGAATCTTATAACGGTTTTTACAAGGAAATAGGACTTTATGCTATTCCTGTTCAACAAGAGTTTTCCACTGATATAAATGTACCGGAAGTAACTTCATCTATTGCAGATGATAAAACGCCTTCTTACTTGGTTAAGAGAAACGAAACAGGCGCTTTCAAAAGCTCTACTCCATGCTGGATTCAATATTCATTTAAAGAACCATTTACTTGTCGTTCTATAGAGCTTGTACTCAACGGAAATAATTATGAAGCTCACCGCCTGAAAGTTTGTGTTAGTGATGACGGCATTAATTTCCGTACAGTTAAACAATTGGTTCCGGCACGACAAGGCTGGCAGAATACGGATGAGAATTCTACTCATATTATTCCGGTTACAACAGCTCGTTATTTCCGTTTCTATTGGGATCCGAAAGGAACAGAACCTGGAGCGGAAGATATGGATGCTGCAAAGTGGAAACCGAACCTGAAAATAAAGAAGCTTATTTTATCAGGCAAGGCTGTAATCAGTCAGTTTGAAGGTAAGGCGGGACTTGTATGGCGAGTAAGTAAAAGAACTCAGGCGGATGAATTGCCGGATAAAGATTGTGTAAAACAGAATCAGATTATAGATCTTTCTTCATACCTGACAGGAGATGTATTGAACGCAGTTCTTCCTGCTGGAAAGTGGAAGATTGTAAGAATGGGACATACTTCTACCGGACATACCAATGCTACAGGTGGAGGTGCAAAAGGTCTTGAATGTGATAAGTTCAGCGAAGAAGCTGTAAAAATACAGTTTGACCATTGGTTTGGAGAAGCTTTCAGAAAGACAGATCCAGCATTAGCAAAGCGTGTTTTGAAGTTTATGCATGTAGATAGTTGGGAATGCGGAAGTCAGAACTGGTCGGACAATTTTATTTCTGAGTTTAAGAAACGCAGAGGATACGATCTTACTCCATATTTATTGGTGTATACTGGTACTCCACTTGAAAGTGCTGAAAAGACAGAAAGTATATTAAGTGATATCCGTCAGACAATCTCAGAACTTATTGTTGATGTGTTTTATAAAACATTAGCGGATAAAGCCAAAGAATATGAATGTGAGTTTTCAGCAGAAAGTATTGCTCCTACAATGGTGAGCGATGGAATGCTACATTATCAGGCTGTGGACAGACCGATGGGCGAATTCTGGCTGAACAGTCCTACTCACGATAAACCAAATGATATGTTGGATGCTATTTCGGGTGCTCATATCTATGGAAAGAATATTATTCAGGCAGAAGGATTTACTCAGTTGCGTACTATGTGGAATGAGAATCCTGCAATGCTGAAACCGTTGCTCGACAGAAATTATGCTTTAGGTATCAATAAACTCTTCTATCATGTTTATGTGCATAATCCTTATGTGGACAAAGCACCGGGCATGACTCTTGATGGCATTGGCCTTTTCTTCCAACGTGATCAGACTTGGTGGAAGCAGGGAAAGGCCTGGGTTGATTACGCCCGCCGTTGTCAGACACTATTGCAGTTCGGTCATCCTGTTGTTGATGTGGCTGTGTTTACTGGTGAAGAAACTCCAAGAAGAGCTATTCTTCCCGACAGATTAGTTCCTTCTCTTCCTGGAATATTCGGAAAAGAGCGTGTGGCAGCTGAAACAAAACGTTTAGCAAATGATGGTCAGCCTGTAAGAGAAATGCCTGTTGGTGTTTTCAACTCTGCAAACATGACTGATATGGGAGATTGGATTGATCCACTTTCGGGCTATGCTTATGATTCGTTTAATAAGGATGCATTGGTACGTCTTTCAAGAGCAGAATTTGGTAAGTTAGTTGTGTCTGGCGGAGCTGCGTACAGAATACTAGTGCTGCCCAAACCTCATCCAATGTCTCCTGATGGAAATTATATGAGTCTGGAAGTGGCTAGAAAAATTAAGATGCTTCAGAAGTCGGGAGTTGTTGTCTTGTTAGGTGATAAACCATCAAAGGTACCTGGATTGGGCGATAAAGATTACAATACTAAAGAACTGAATAAAATTGCTGAAGAAATATGGGCGGCTTCTCCTCAATATAAACTTCCTTATACTGATTCTGATTTTGCTCAGTTCGGATTGAAGAAGGATGTTATATTCAAGGATAATGCTAAAGATTTTGCCTGGACTCATCGTGCCGGAGAAGGTACTGATATTTATTTTATAGCTAACCAGAAAAACGAATCTCGTAAAGTAACAGTTTCTTTACGCTGTTCAGGCAGACAACCGGAACTTTGGAATCCTGTAACTGGCGAGATTAAGGATGCAGCTGTATGGAATGAAGCTGACGACAGAACTGAAATATCGTTGGACTTAGCTGCAAACGAATCTGTCTTTGTTGTTTTCCAGCGTCAGGCTAGCTCTGTTTCCGGTAACGAAAAGTGTATTCTCGCTTCTGCTCCGTTGACAGTGAAGGAGTGGACGGTGAATTTTCCGGAAGTATCTAAGTCATTAAAAAGAAATACTTTGTTTGACTGGAGTAAGGAAGATGATGCTGATGTTAAGTATTACTCAGGTACTGCAAATTATCAGACAATGTTCCAATGGAAGAATAAAGTTGGCAAAAAACAAATCTATCTTGATTTGGGTAAAGTCAATGTAATGGCCGAGGTTATTGTTAATGGGATAAATTGCGGAACAGTGTGGACTTCTCCATACAGGGTTAATATCACCAAAGCAATAAAGAAAGGCAATAACAAACTAGAAATACAGGTTGTTAATACCTGGATGAATAAGATGAAGGGTGTGTATGATCAAAAGATTAAATCGGGTAATCTTTGGACAAATGCTCCTTACTGGTCTGAAAAGTTGCCTTTACAGGAATCTGGTCTTACAGGACCATTAAACCTGATTTATTAG
- a CDS encoding sialate O-acetylesterase, with protein sequence MNNKFRFGAFALALSLFCSTAIKAEVKLPAFFSNGMVIQQQTNASFWGTSTPNKKLTIVTSWNKKKYTVDVDGTGKWKVALATPTAGGPYSITFNDGKQTLLQDVLVGEVWLCSGQSNMEMPMKGYKNQPVENSNMDILKSTNPQIRLFTVGHNSVIDVQSDVKGDWKSATPESVKEFSATAYYYGRLLQQTLNVPVGLICSSWGGSCVEAWMDKEMLKGFPEVKIPKSPEDIVEKNRTPTTLYQGMIAPLVGYTIKGAIWYQGESNYDRYQSYANLFSTMIQSWRTRWNQGNFPFYYCQIAPYDYSIITPAGKDVINSAYLREAQCTAENKIENTGMAVLMDAGLQEGIHPRKKQIAGERLALQALVKTYKINGVTADGPVYKEMSVQNDTVVVSFDRTQMWVAAPKGELKNFKVAGADKKFYPAKAWIVRSKVYVKSDEVKKPVAVRYAFDNYVDGDLYGTEGLPVSSFRTDNW encoded by the coding sequence ATGAATAACAAGTTCAGATTTGGAGCATTCGCATTGGCGCTATCGCTCTTTTGCTCGACCGCAATAAAGGCCGAAGTTAAACTTCCAGCTTTTTTCTCAAATGGAATGGTTATACAACAACAAACAAATGCTTCTTTTTGGGGAACTTCAACACCAAATAAGAAACTGACTATTGTTACATCATGGAATAAAAAGAAATATACTGTTGATGTGGACGGAACAGGTAAGTGGAAAGTTGCTCTGGCAACTCCTACAGCTGGCGGTCCGTATTCCATCACATTCAATGATGGCAAACAAACTCTTCTGCAAGATGTTTTAGTTGGTGAGGTATGGCTTTGCTCTGGTCAGTCAAACATGGAAATGCCAATGAAGGGTTATAAGAACCAGCCGGTGGAGAATTCAAACATGGATATCCTGAAATCGACAAATCCTCAGATTCGTCTATTTACTGTAGGGCATAATTCTGTTATTGATGTGCAGAGTGATGTGAAAGGAGACTGGAAGTCTGCTACTCCCGAATCAGTAAAAGAGTTTAGTGCTACAGCATATTATTATGGTCGCTTGCTTCAGCAAACTCTGAATGTTCCGGTTGGACTAATTTGCAGCAGCTGGGGAGGTTCATGCGTTGAGGCATGGATGGATAAAGAAATGCTGAAAGGTTTCCCGGAAGTTAAGATTCCAAAATCACCCGAAGATATAGTAGAGAAAAACCGTACTCCAACAACTTTATACCAAGGCATGATAGCTCCGTTGGTTGGCTATACTATCAAAGGTGCAATCTGGTATCAGGGAGAATCTAATTATGATCGCTATCAATCTTACGCCAATCTTTTCTCTACAATGATACAGTCATGGAGAACCAGATGGAATCAGGGAAACTTCCCATTCTATTACTGCCAGATAGCTCCTTATGATTATTCAATTATTACTCCTGCAGGCAAAGACGTTATTAATTCAGCTTATCTGCGTGAAGCTCAATGTACTGCAGAGAATAAAATAGAAAATACAGGTATGGCTGTTTTAATGGATGCCGGATTACAAGAAGGTATTCACCCAAGAAAGAAACAAATTGCAGGTGAACGTCTTGCTCTGCAAGCTTTGGTGAAAACTTACAAGATAAATGGAGTTACTGCCGATGGTCCTGTCTATAAGGAAATGAGTGTACAGAATGACACTGTTGTAGTAAGCTTTGACAGAACTCAGATGTGGGTCGCTGCTCCAAAAGGTGAATTGAAAAACTTTAAAGTAGCTGGCGCAGATAAGAAATTTTATCCTGCAAAAGCATGGATTGTTAGAAGTAAGGTTTATGTAAAATCTGATGAAGTAAAGAAGCCTGTTGCTGTTCGCTATGCGTTCGATAATTACGTAGATGGCGATCTTTACGGAACAGAAGGACTACCTGTCTCTTCTTTCAGAACAGATAATTGGTAA